Part of the Paenibacillus sp. JNUCC32 genome is shown below.
TCCATATCCTGCCATGCCAGCTGCTGCGGAGATGGCTTTGCAAGTTCATTCATTGAATCATACACCTGCTTTCTATGAAAATGATGATCCCCTGCGCAAGGGAGACCCGTGCGCAGGGAACCGATTCAGCATTATTTTCCGGCATCCAATGCCTTTTGATAGATTTCCAGGTACTGGTTCAGCTGCATGCCATCCAGCCCTTTCACATATGCATCCCATTCTTTGTTAATATCTTTGGAGCCTGTAATAAACTGGGCCATATTGGATTTCACGTAGTCGACAAGCGTTGTCTTGATCTGAGCTACGAGCTCGGCATCTTCAAGCGCTATGAACAATCCCGATGGATATTGCTCCTTGGATTGATACGGTTCATATTCCTCGGAGACTTTATTCAGACGGGTACCGTATCCATCGGGAGCGAGCGGATCCTGAGGAGCTGTCCAGGACGCACGATAAGCGTAGGTTCTCAGTGATGGACCGATCTGCTCCCAACCGTCATTATGCGTCGGCTTTTTGTCGGGGATAGGAATAGCCGTATATTTAGCCTGCTTTCCATCCATACCCTTTTCTCCGGATTCAGCTTTCTTCCAACCTTTGCCTTCAGGGCCATATTCCTGCAACACGATCGCTTCTTCCGTATACAGATAATCCGCTAACCGGATGGCGGCAATCTGCTGCTCTTTCGTCGCTTTATTCGTAATCGCAAATTGCGAGACACCGATTCCCGCAAAATTCAGCGTCTGCTGCACACCATTCGGGCCTTTCAGCGGCGGCAGGGCAACATAATCTTTATGACGCGGCGCCTTATCATCCATGCTGTAAGCATAACTGATTAAAGCAGTTGATAACGTACCCATAATATTGTCCGGTTCCCGGTTGGCCATTTGCTGAACCGCATCGGCATTCTGGGTAAAGGCTGCGGGATCAATTAATCCCTCTTTGTACAATTGATTCAGATAAAGAAGGCCTTGCTTCCACTCTTCTTTGTTTGCCGTAAAATCAACTTTGCCATCCATGACGCGGAGGAACGTACCCGAACCCTTGTCGACGTAGTCATCAAGGATAAACGAGTTCATCAGGAAGGCGGAGACGTTGCCTGCCCACATTTCATCCGAGCCTGTCAGCGGGATTTCATCTTGTTTGCCGTTGCCGTTCGGATCCTTCTCTTTGAACGCTTTCAGCACAGTATAAAATTCGTCAGTGGTCGTTGGAACAGGCAGTCCCACTTGATCGAGCCATTTTTTATTGATCCACATTTTGAGCGCATTGTCACAATGGTAGCATTCATTGACCTGCGGCAATGCATAGATGTTGCCGTCCGGAGTCGTGATGGAGGCTTTCATGTAAGGGATATCCTCCATCGCTTTCTTGATATTGGGTGCATATTGGTCTATCAAATCATTCAGAGGGATAAACACGCCCTGCGACCCATACTTCATCTGCTCTTCCTTGGTCAAATTCGCTTGGAGAATGACTTCAGGATAATCGCCACCGGCCAGCATGAGCTGCTTGCGGTCGTTCAAAGCATTCTCAGGTACTAGGTCCCAAGCGATATTGATGTTCGTCTTCTCTTCAAGATGTTTGGTAAATAGGTTGGTATCCATGTTTTCGATTGACGCAAACTGAGGCGCGAACATTTTAATGGTCATCGGCTCCTTCACGATCGGATAGGAACCAACGGCATTAAATAAATCTTCATTGGCAGCACCGTTGTCGGCCGTCTTGCCATTTGACTGATTGCCGGAATTGGTTCCGCCGCAGGCACTAAGCAGCAGCACGCAAGCCATTAGGCAGCTAATGATACCTAGCCAGTTTTTCTTCTTCATGCTCTTTTCCATCGAATATACCCCCCGTTTATCATCCGTATTTCGGGCATTTGGCCCTTTCCTATGCTTTTGCCTCCACCAGCTTTTGCCGTATCTGAATAATGTACGGCCTCACCTCCTTGAAACCATTATCGCTCTGTCATGATCAGCCCTTTAGCGAGCCGATCATGACGCCTTTGACAAAATGTTTCTGGACGAAAGGATATATGATAAGCACAGGCAAGCTGGCAACAACGATCAAGGAATATTTCAGCAAATCCTTGAGCCCCTGCTGCGCCTGCATCTGGCTCACATCCGCCATCATGGAAGCATCGACTGAATTCAGAATTAGAATGTTTCTGAGAATGATTTGAAGCGGGAACAAGTCAGGACTCCTTAAGAAGATCAGTGCATCAAAATAAGCATTCCAATGCCCGACTGCATACATCAAGGTCATGACCGCAATAATGGGTTTGGACAGCGGCAGGACAATGCTGAATATGAACCGGATGTCACTGCATCCGTCCAGCTCCGCGGCTTCCGCCAATTCATCGGGTATCGTGGTTTGGAAAAACGTCCTTGCAACGATAACCTGGAATACCCCCAGTGCCCCCGGTAAAATCATGGCCCACCGCGTATCCAGCAGATGGAGATTCTTAACGACGAGGTAATAAGGAATCAGTCCTCCTTCGAACATCATCGTGATCACCAGCAGAACCATGAAGAAATTGCGGCCGTAAAGCGACTTCTTCGCCAGCGGATAAGCCAGCATAATCGTGAGCGTTACATTGATGAGGGTGCCGACAACGGTATAAAAGAGGGAATTCAGATAGCCGACGCCAATCTGCGGATTATTGAATACCGCCTTGTAGCCGTCCAGCGTAAAATCTACGGGAAACAGCCAAACCTTCCCCGATGTAACCGCCTGAGGCGAGCTGAAGGACGAGCTTACGATGTAGATTAATGGTACAGCTACGGCAATAAGAACCAGGGTCAAGAACAGATAGATCAAGAACATGAATAGGCGGTCGCCTTTCGATTCACGTATAGCGGCTTTTTTGAACATAGGGTCTCCTCTCTTTCCAAAGTTGCTATTGTTTACTGGCTGCGTAGAACAGGCCTACCACAAGCTGCTGTTCGACAGCTTTCTGGCGATGTAATTGACGGACACCAGCAGAATAAGATTGATGACCGAGTTGAAGAGACCGATCGCCGTTGAGAAGCTGAAGCTGGAGCCCAGCAAACCAACCTTGTACACATAAGTGGATATGACTTCCGACGTGCTTAAATTAAGCGGATTTTGCATCAGGTATATTTTTTCAAATCCTAGTTTCATGATGTTGCCCAGATTGAGAATGAGCAGAATGACCGATACGGGAATAAGGCTTGGTATATCGATGTTCAGAATCTTCTGGATGCGGGACGCGCCATCTACCTTGGCTGATTCGTACAGCTCCGGGTTAACGCCGGACAGTGCTGCGATGTAAATAATCGCTCCGTAACCTGTAAATTGCCAAACATCGGACCAGACGTAAATGGACTTAAACAGGCCCGGTATACCCATAAAATTCGTATTGCTCATACCTAACATCTCGAAAAATTTACTGATCATCCCCACATTTGGCGTCAAGTTGACGATAATGATCGAAACCATGATCACCGTAGATATGAAATAAGGGGCATATGAAACCATCTGTACCGTCTTCTTGAATAGGCCGTTGCGGATTTCATTCAGCGCGAGTGCC
Proteins encoded:
- a CDS encoding carbohydrate ABC transporter permease, whose product is MFKKAAIRESKGDRLFMFLIYLFLTLVLIAVAVPLIYIVSSSFSSPQAVTSGKVWLFPVDFTLDGYKAVFNNPQIGVGYLNSLFYTVVGTLINVTLTIMLAYPLAKKSLYGRNFFMVLLVITMMFEGGLIPYYLVVKNLHLLDTRWAMILPGALGVFQVIVARTFFQTTIPDELAEAAELDGCSDIRFIFSIVLPLSKPIIAVMTLMYAVGHWNAYFDALIFLRSPDLFPLQIILRNILILNSVDASMMADVSQMQAQQGLKDLLKYSLIVVASLPVLIIYPFVQKHFVKGVMIGSLKG
- a CDS encoding ABC transporter permease, whose product is MPRLNARLQTEPSLEPKPPIILKALPEVKKGRSRGKQIKRHWQLYLVLLLPVLYLIIFKYIPMAGIVIAFKNYNVIQGIWGSDWVGLKYFRQFFDSPNFWLYIKNTLGISFYGLIVGFPAPILLALALNEIRNGLFKKTVQMVSYAPYFISTVIMVSIIIVNLTPNVGMISKFFEMLGMSNTNFMGIPGLFKSIYVWSDVWQFTGYGAIIYIAALSGVNPELYESAKVDGASRIQKILNIDIPSLIPVSVILLILNLGNIMKLGFEKIYLMQNPLNLSTSEVISTYVYKVGLLGSSFSFSTAIGLFNSVINLILLVSVNYIARKLSNSSLW
- a CDS encoding ABC transporter substrate-binding protein, which gives rise to MEKSMKKKNWLGIISCLMACVLLLSACGGTNSGNQSNGKTADNGAANEDLFNAVGSYPIVKEPMTIKMFAPQFASIENMDTNLFTKHLEEKTNINIAWDLVPENALNDRKQLMLAGGDYPEVILQANLTKEEQMKYGSQGVFIPLNDLIDQYAPNIKKAMEDIPYMKASITTPDGNIYALPQVNECYHCDNALKMWINKKWLDQVGLPVPTTTDEFYTVLKAFKEKDPNGNGKQDEIPLTGSDEMWAGNVSAFLMNSFILDDYVDKGSGTFLRVMDGKVDFTANKEEWKQGLLYLNQLYKEGLIDPAAFTQNADAVQQMANREPDNIMGTLSTALISYAYSMDDKAPRHKDYVALPPLKGPNGVQQTLNFAGIGVSQFAITNKATKEQQIAAIRLADYLYTEEAIVLQEYGPEGKGWKKAESGEKGMDGKQAKYTAIPIPDKKPTHNDGWEQIGPSLRTYAYRASWTAPQDPLAPDGYGTRLNKVSEEYEPYQSKEQYPSGLFIALEDAELVAQIKTTLVDYVKSNMAQFITGSKDINKEWDAYVKGLDGMQLNQYLEIYQKALDAGK